Genomic window (Nitrosophilus kaiyonis):
GGACTTTTTGAAAAAGCATATGCCAATCCAAAAATTGTAAAGGCTTTAAAAGATAACTATATAAAATTTAGAAGTCCAGGTGCTGTTGCTCTATCTTTATCTTATGCCCATAATGTAAGATTTGTTTTATTTGCTGGAAAAATTAGAGAGTATGATATTGCAGCTGGCCTACATCAGTGTGTAGACCTTAATTTATATTATAATGATAAATATATTTTAGTGAGTAAAAGCAAGGAGCTATTTGATAAAATAAGAAAAGATGTTTTAAAGGATTGAATGTGAAATTTAGTTTTTTTGAAAAAATTAGAAGAAGTCAGCCTTCAAAAGAGGAAAAACCAAGTCATTGGATTAAATGTCCAAGCTGTAATGCGCTTATGTACTATAAAGAGGTTGTGAATAGAAACTATGTTTGTCCAAAGTGCGGGTATCATTTTAGAATAAGCGCTGAAGATAGAATTAAAATATTATGTGATGAAGATAGTTTTATTGAACATGATGCTTCATTGCAACCTGTTGATCCTTTAAAATTTGTTGATAAAAAGAGTTACAAAAAAAGAATCGATGAAAATTATAAAAAAACAAAAAGATATAGTTCAGCTATCAGTGGAACATGTAAAATAGATGGTATTGAAAGTGAAATAGTTGTTTTTGATTTTAATTTTATGGGTGGAAGTTTAGGTTCAGTTGAAGGTGAAAAGATAGTTAGAGCTGTTAATAGAGCAATAGAGAAAAGAAATCCTTTAATAATAGTTAGTGCTAGTGGTGGTGCACGTATGCA
Coding sequences:
- the accD gene encoding acetyl-CoA carboxylase, carboxyltransferase subunit beta, with the protein product MKFSFFEKIRRSQPSKEEKPSHWIKCPSCNALMYYKEVVNRNYVCPKCGYHFRISAEDRIKILCDEDSFIEHDASLQPVDPLKFVDKKSYKKRIDENYKKTKRYSSAISGTCKIDGIESEIVVFDFNFMGGSLGSVEGEKIVRAVNRAIEKRNPLIIVSASGGARMQESTFSLMQMSKTSAALARLDEEKLPFISVLTDPTMGGVSASFAMLGDIIMAEPGALIGFAGQRVIKQTIGADLPEGFQKSEFLLEHGLIDMIVNRNDMKKTISLLLKQFLPHKIGL